The following are from one region of the Camelus dromedarius isolate mCamDro1 chromosome 34, mCamDro1.pat, whole genome shotgun sequence genome:
- the MPZL3 gene encoding myelin protein zero-like protein 3 — protein sequence MQQSGAAGSHGCALCPLLGVLFFQGIYIVLSLEIKADAHVRGYVGENIKLKCTFKSTSSVTDKLTIDWTYRPPSSSRTESIFHYQSFQYPTTAGTFRDRISWVGDVYKGDASISISNPTIKDNGTFSCAVKNPPDVHHNIPVTELTVTERDFGTMLSSVALLSILVFIPSAVVVVLLLVRMGRKSAGLKKRSRSGYKKSSIEVSDDTDQEEENDCMAKLCVRCAECLDSDYEETY from the exons ATGCAGCAGAGCGGGGCGGCTGGAAGCCATGGCTGCGCTCTGTGCCCACTGCTGGGCGTCCTGTTCTTCCAGG GTATTTACATCGTCCTTTCCCTGGAGATTAAAGCGGATGCCCATGTCCGGGGGTATGTTGGAGAAAACATCAAGTTGAAATGCACCTTCAAGTCGACTTCATCTGTCACTGACAAACTCACCATAGACTGGACATATCGACCTCCGAGCAGCAGTCGCACAGAATCA ATTTTTCATTATCAGTCTTTCCAGTACCCAACCACAGCAGGCACATTTCGGGATCGAATTTCCTGGGTTGGAGATGTGTACAAAGGGGATGCGTCCATAAGCATAAGCAACCCTACCATAAAGGACAATGGGACATTCAGCTGTGCTGTGAAGAATCCCCCAGATGTGCACCATAACATTCCGGTGACAGAGCTGACAGTCACAGAAAGGG aTTTTGGCACCATGCTCTCCTCCGTGGCCCTACTTTCCATTCTGGTCTTCATTCCCTCAGCTGTGGTGGTGGTTCTGCTGCTGGTGAGAATGGGGAGGAAGTCTGCGGGGCTGAAGAAGAGAAGCAGGTCTGGCTATAAGAAGTCGTCTATTGAGGTTTCAGATGA CACTGACCAAGAGGAGGAGAATGACTGCATGGCTAAGCTTTGTGTCCGCTGTGCAGAGTGCCTG GATTCAGATTATGAAGAGACATATTGA